In the genome of Nonlabens sp. MB-3u-79, one region contains:
- a CDS encoding DUF427 domain-containing protein, which produces MNKNQDWLQKGRDGWSNRGSKRPPFAIEPKEGQRSVWDFPRPPVIEKVTETLLVKYKGETIADTQNACAVLETASPPTYYVPREDVELHMLSQISGKSSLCEWKGEANYWALKENKNRPVAWSYANPFQEFSELKDYFAFYPQHLECFVNGIQVKSQPGEFYAGWITPDLTGPFKGESGTSHW; this is translated from the coding sequence ATGAACAAAAATCAAGACTGGTTACAAAAAGGTCGTGATGGCTGGAGCAATAGAGGTAGTAAAAGACCACCTTTTGCTATTGAACCAAAGGAAGGTCAGCGTTCTGTTTGGGACTTTCCGCGTCCACCTGTAATTGAAAAAGTGACTGAAACTTTACTTGTGAAATACAAAGGTGAAACCATTGCAGATACTCAGAATGCTTGCGCAGTTTTAGAGACAGCGAGCCCACCTACGTATTACGTCCCACGTGAGGATGTAGAGCTGCATATGCTATCACAAATATCTGGAAAAAGCTCTTTATGCGAGTGGAAGGGTGAAGCTAATTATTGGGCATTAAAGGAGAACAAGAATCGGCCTGTCGCTTGGTCCTATGCAAATCCGTTTCAAGAATTTTCTGAGTTAAAAGACTACTTTGCTTTCTATCCTCAACACTTAGAATGCTTTGTAAATGGAATTCAAGTAAAATCGCAACCTGGAGAGTTTTATGCTGGTTGGATCACACCTGACTTGACTGGACCTTTCAAAGGGGAAAGCGGTACAAGCCATTGGTAA
- a CDS encoding DUF885 domain-containing protein — MKKKRTWKFWTGRTLLTLVILGGLWLTNLIWFKPFNINHFYEKVFVELILDSPEITTQLGIPIVYDWTKDELDDISDTKKWEKFNQAKENYETLLSYDFDSQSPEKQLNTKILKYYMEVGYYLDIGLQGEQFLYHDYPVKQVDGLQSQLPSLLESYHKLKSKSDIEAYISRLSKFDTKFSQLIESLKIRESKGIIAPKFINAIVLDEMRVFIGQQKDSLANSKVDISSAVTSNILYVNFETKVDAIADISQEQKAAYKRQVEEAIEQTVFPAYQSLIDFMEKLNLSATDDAGAWKLPDGDKYYRFMLKVNTSTDLNPEELYNLGLSEVARIKEEMNTILEAEGYADSTKTIGEIVQKLNKEERFLYPDNDAGREMIIAEYNSILEEVKEGLGEAFDMTPKAGLEVKRVPPFKEEGTPLAYYEGPTLDGSKGGVFFTNLRSPKDIVKFGMKTLAYHEGIPGHHFQTAIQNELKGLPTFRTVIPFIAYMEGWALYTEQLAWELGFYENDPFGNLGRLQAEMFRAVRLVVDVGMHYKRWTREEAIGFMIANTGIPTNEVISEINRYVVTPGQACAYKVGMMKILELREKAKQELGSRFDLKEFHNAVLQNGAVPLDILEELINDYIKVTLESGNS, encoded by the coding sequence ATGAAGAAAAAACGTACTTGGAAATTTTGGACAGGAAGAACCTTGCTGACATTAGTAATCCTTGGAGGATTATGGCTAACCAATCTTATATGGTTCAAACCTTTTAACATCAATCATTTTTATGAAAAGGTGTTCGTAGAACTTATATTAGACAGTCCTGAAATAACTACACAGTTGGGTATTCCTATTGTTTATGATTGGACTAAAGATGAACTTGATGATATTTCTGATACTAAGAAATGGGAAAAATTCAATCAGGCAAAAGAAAATTACGAAACCTTGTTGAGTTACGATTTTGATAGTCAATCGCCAGAAAAACAACTCAATACTAAAATATTGAAATATTACATGGAGGTAGGATACTACCTAGATATTGGTTTGCAGGGAGAGCAATTCCTTTATCATGACTATCCTGTAAAACAAGTGGATGGGTTACAGAGTCAGTTACCAAGTTTACTAGAAAGCTACCACAAGCTTAAAAGTAAAAGTGATATAGAAGCATACATCTCCAGGCTATCAAAATTTGACACCAAGTTTTCTCAGCTCATAGAATCCCTTAAAATAAGAGAATCAAAAGGCATCATCGCACCAAAATTCATTAATGCCATAGTGCTTGATGAAATGAGGGTTTTTATTGGGCAGCAAAAAGACAGTTTAGCCAATAGTAAGGTGGATATATCCTCAGCAGTGACTTCCAATATCCTTTATGTCAATTTTGAAACTAAAGTGGATGCGATAGCTGATATTTCTCAAGAGCAAAAGGCAGCTTATAAAAGACAGGTAGAAGAGGCTATTGAACAAACAGTGTTTCCTGCCTACCAGAGCTTAATTGATTTTATGGAAAAGCTAAATCTTAGCGCAACTGACGATGCCGGTGCTTGGAAACTTCCTGATGGCGATAAATACTATCGCTTCATGTTGAAAGTAAATACCTCCACTGACCTTAACCCTGAAGAATTGTATAATCTTGGACTTTCTGAAGTCGCTAGAATCAAAGAGGAAATGAATACAATCCTAGAAGCCGAAGGCTATGCAGACTCTACTAAAACAATTGGGGAGATTGTTCAAAAACTGAATAAAGAAGAACGTTTCTTATATCCTGATAATGATGCTGGTCGCGAGATGATTATTGCAGAATATAACAGCATATTAGAGGAAGTAAAGGAAGGTCTTGGAGAAGCTTTTGACATGACCCCAAAAGCAGGCTTAGAAGTGAAGCGAGTGCCTCCATTCAAAGAAGAAGGTACACCATTAGCTTACTATGAAGGACCTACCCTCGATGGCTCAAAAGGAGGTGTGTTCTTTACTAATTTAAGGAGCCCAAAGGATATTGTTAAATTCGGTATGAAAACCTTAGCTTACCATGAAGGCATTCCCGGTCACCATTTTCAAACAGCTATTCAAAATGAATTAAAAGGTTTACCAACTTTTAGAACCGTTATTCCTTTTATAGCTTATATGGAAGGTTGGGCGCTATATACCGAACAATTAGCCTGGGAACTGGGCTTCTATGAAAACGACCCATTTGGTAATTTAGGAAGGCTGCAAGCTGAAATGTTCAGGGCCGTTCGCTTAGTAGTGGATGTTGGAATGCATTATAAAAGATGGACGCGGGAAGAAGCCATTGGTTTCATGATTGCTAATACAGGAATACCAACCAATGAAGTCATTTCCGAGATTAACCGGTATGTTGTAACACCAGGTCAAGCCTGCGCTTATAAGGTAGGCATGATGAAAATCTTGGAACTAAGAGAAAAAGCAAAACAAGAGCTTGGAAGTCGGTTTGATTTGAAGGAGTTTCACAATGCAGTTTTACAAAATGGCGCTGTTCCTTTAGATATTTTAGAGGAGTTAATTAATGACTATATCAAAGTCACTTTAGAGAGTGGGAATAGTTAA
- a CDS encoding alpha/beta hydrolase, which translates to MDAQVIVTKDVDYMNDSVYDNGKDLLDIYMPQGKKNVPVIVYFHGGALLMGDKSWGEDIGNKIAESGIGLVSVNYRLSPEFQHPTHVNDAAAATAWVIKNIDGYGGNPQKVYVGGHSAGAYLAALLAIDSALLQIHEIEDSKLAGAVLISPFLYVEETAKDRIEKDSIYQTIWGNDPQSWIQASVKPHILPNRDNILLIYADGDDAWRKEQNERFATAMTDVGNVHVFTKEVPNRTHATLLTAILDNDDMIVKLLSDFVMKE; encoded by the coding sequence GTGGATGCACAAGTTATTGTCACAAAGGATGTAGATTATATGAATGATTCCGTTTATGATAATGGCAAGGATTTATTAGATATCTATATGCCACAAGGCAAAAAAAATGTACCTGTGATTGTGTATTTTCATGGAGGAGCTCTTTTAATGGGAGATAAAAGTTGGGGTGAGGATATAGGTAATAAAATTGCTGAGTCTGGAATCGGCTTAGTAAGTGTCAACTACAGATTGTCTCCAGAATTTCAACATCCAACACATGTAAATGATGCAGCAGCAGCAACTGCATGGGTAATTAAAAACATAGATGGCTATGGTGGCAATCCCCAAAAGGTCTACGTTGGCGGCCATTCCGCTGGAGCTTACCTCGCTGCACTCCTTGCAATTGATTCTGCTCTTCTACAGATTCATGAAATAGAAGATTCTAAGTTGGCTGGTGCGGTACTTATAAGTCCATTTCTTTACGTTGAAGAGACAGCTAAAGACCGCATCGAAAAGGATTCAATTTACCAGACAATTTGGGGTAATGACCCACAAAGTTGGATACAAGCCTCCGTAAAACCTCATATATTACCTAATCGAGACAATATCTTACTTATCTATGCTGACGGTGACGATGCCTGGAGAAAAGAACAGAACGAACGATTTGCTACAGCAATGACAGATGTAGGTAATGTTCACGTATTTACAAAAGAGGTACCAAATAGAACTCACGCGACACTACTCACAGCAATTCTAGATAATGATGATATGATTGTAAAACTGCTAAGTGACTTTGTAATGAAAGAATAA
- a CDS encoding DUF3500 domain-containing protein, with the protein MKNTVLASIVFLAFSLNAVGQQGAFIEHKLLPTVDFLKSLTQAQRNKTQMLFNDKSRILWHYLPSSMFPRAGIQLNELDSNQKAKLDEILKTFLSETGYNKTIKIIDLENILLEISGDSIRRNPEKYSVAFYGNPEKAPLWAFSFEGHHVSLNFTINNGKVESAPRFLGANPARILFGPREGERTLQKEEDLGFELINSLSEEQRKVALFQEKPFFDIVTGKSTKVEPLSPVGIMYGQLTRNQQLIFLKLLDEYLSTVPAEQAKKRMNSIMDQEINEVRFGWAGATLLGEGHYYRIQGKSFLIEFDNVQDEANHIHTVWRDFDGDFGRNIIREHYKNSDHHKHE; encoded by the coding sequence ATGAAAAACACAGTACTAGCAAGCATCGTATTCTTAGCTTTTAGCCTGAATGCTGTGGGACAACAAGGGGCCTTTATAGAACATAAATTACTACCTACAGTTGATTTTTTGAAATCTCTAACACAGGCTCAAAGGAACAAAACGCAGATGCTCTTCAATGACAAATCTAGAATTCTCTGGCATTATTTACCTAGTTCAATGTTTCCTAGAGCAGGAATTCAACTGAATGAACTTGATTCCAATCAGAAGGCCAAATTGGACGAAATTCTTAAGACTTTTCTTTCAGAAACGGGATATAATAAAACGATCAAAATCATCGATTTAGAAAATATCCTTTTGGAAATCAGTGGAGATTCAATACGGAGAAATCCTGAAAAATATTCGGTAGCATTTTATGGAAATCCTGAAAAGGCCCCCTTATGGGCTTTCTCTTTTGAAGGACATCATGTTTCTCTGAATTTTACAATTAATAACGGAAAAGTTGAAAGTGCTCCCCGATTTTTAGGAGCGAATCCAGCAAGAATTCTTTTTGGCCCCAGAGAAGGTGAGCGCACTCTTCAAAAGGAAGAAGACCTAGGTTTTGAATTGATAAACTCATTATCCGAAGAACAAAGGAAAGTGGCACTATTTCAGGAGAAACCATTTTTTGACATTGTTACAGGGAAATCCACAAAAGTTGAGCCTCTAAGTCCCGTAGGAATTATGTATGGTCAGTTAACCAGGAATCAACAACTTATTTTTTTAAAACTTCTTGATGAGTATCTATCAACCGTGCCAGCTGAACAGGCCAAAAAGAGAATGAATAGTATTATGGATCAAGAAATAAATGAGGTAAGATTTGGATGGGCCGGAGCAACTTTGCTGGGTGAAGGTCACTATTATCGGATTCAGGGGAAGTCTTTTTTAATTGAGTTTGATAATGTCCAGGACGAAGCTAATCACATTCACACCGTGTGGAGAGATTTTGATGGAGATTTTGGTAGAAATATCATTAGAGAACATTATAAGAATTCGGATCATCACAAACATGAATAA
- a CDS encoding alpha/beta hydrolase, translating into MNILKPTQLAITTMLFLIFSNSLFSQKLTPKNRKTEPDHTIYSKIIGRDYQLYISFPKNYSTKDTITYPVLYSLDGMYTFPVIKGIRPFFERDTEDFILVGVNASNFKYRNEDYTTSIATFDEERNEKRNATKSEFKTGGAAKFLESLKTEIIPFVDKNYKTNADRGIRGASLGGLFVAYCLVNSDGYFTRFGISSPSFWWDNEKLLNQAVAQFTENKTWDLPQTKVYISVGGQEEKTMVPTMMKFSKYLENSNYNTINLKWQIFDGESHISVQPANLRKTVYTLYGKK; encoded by the coding sequence ATGAATATTTTAAAACCAACACAACTTGCAATAACTACAATGCTATTCCTCATTTTTAGTAACTCTTTGTTTAGTCAAAAATTAACCCCAAAAAACAGAAAAACGGAGCCAGACCACACCATATACTCCAAGATTATAGGAAGAGATTATCAGTTGTACATTTCTTTTCCTAAAAATTATTCGACAAAAGATACCATTACGTATCCCGTTTTGTATTCTTTGGATGGTATGTATACCTTTCCCGTAATCAAGGGAATAAGACCCTTTTTTGAAAGAGATACAGAAGACTTTATCCTTGTCGGGGTTAATGCTTCAAATTTTAAATATAGAAATGAAGACTATACGACCTCTATAGCTACTTTTGATGAAGAAAGAAATGAAAAACGCAATGCAACCAAAAGTGAATTTAAAACTGGAGGGGCAGCTAAATTTCTTGAATCTCTTAAAACCGAAATAATTCCATTCGTAGATAAGAATTACAAAACGAATGCTGACAGAGGTATTCGCGGAGCTTCACTTGGAGGCTTGTTTGTGGCTTATTGTTTGGTGAATTCTGATGGTTATTTTACTCGGTTTGGTATCAGTAGTCCATCATTTTGGTGGGACAATGAGAAATTATTAAATCAAGCTGTTGCGCAATTCACTGAAAATAAAACTTGGGATTTACCACAAACTAAAGTCTATATTTCTGTTGGAGGTCAGGAAGAAAAAACAATGGTACCAACGATGATGAAATTCAGCAAATATCTCGAGAATAGTAATTATAATACTATAAATTTAAAGTGGCAAATATTTGATGGCGAATCACATATATCTGTCCAGCCAGCGAATCTAAGAAAGACGGTATACACTTTGTATGGTAAAAAATAA
- a CDS encoding alpha/beta hydrolase: protein MKNIILASIVFLAFSLNAVGQKATFVDHKLVPDHSIESKINKRSYELYVSLPKGYSAKDSLLYPVLYYLDGALLYYTFHGTRIVLDLDREIEKVIIVGIGSSETEIRSWFDNRHTDYSPSYSKETDLKYNTKTKSGGASKFLAVLKNEIIPFVDAHYKSNDNRGLVGSSLGGLFTAYCLVKEPKLFNRYGINSPALWWQDKEVLKMEKSFPKQNSELNIKVFASVGALDPAVDMEKNMIAFCKSLRSSNYKGLEVSSKVFDGETHMSVIAAQVSRTLTSLYGVKK from the coding sequence ATGAAAAACATAATACTAGCAAGCATCGTATTCTTAGCTTTTAGCCTGAATGCTGTGGGACAAAAAGCGACATTTGTAGACCATAAATTAGTACCAGACCACTCCATTGAATCTAAGATAAATAAAAGATCTTACGAATTATATGTCTCTCTTCCCAAAGGATATTCAGCAAAAGATTCGCTTTTATATCCTGTTTTATATTATTTAGATGGTGCGCTTCTGTATTACACCTTTCATGGTACCAGAATTGTTTTAGATTTGGACCGCGAAATTGAAAAGGTAATAATTGTTGGTATTGGTAGTAGTGAGACTGAAATAAGGAGTTGGTTTGACAACCGTCACACGGACTATAGCCCTTCTTACAGTAAAGAAACTGATTTGAAATATAATACAAAGACGAAGTCAGGTGGAGCCTCAAAATTTTTAGCCGTTCTTAAAAATGAAATTATTCCTTTTGTTGATGCGCATTATAAATCAAATGATAATCGTGGATTAGTGGGCTCTTCATTAGGGGGTCTATTTACTGCATATTGCCTTGTTAAAGAACCTAAATTATTTAATCGCTATGGAATAAACAGCCCTGCCTTATGGTGGCAAGACAAAGAAGTCTTAAAAATGGAAAAATCTTTTCCTAAGCAAAATTCTGAATTAAATATAAAGGTTTTTGCCTCCGTTGGAGCGCTTGACCCCGCAGTAGATATGGAAAAAAATATGATTGCGTTTTGCAAAAGTCTTAGAAGCAGTAACTATAAAGGATTAGAGGTAAGCTCGAAAGTGTTTGATGGTGAAACACATATGTCGGTAATTGCCGCTCAAGTAAGCCGAACATTAACATCTTTGTATGGCGTTAAAAAATAA
- a CDS encoding alpha/beta hydrolase: MNSLKPLHFKFTAILLLICCSSLFGQKLAPKERILAPDHTITSTITGKDYQLYLSFPKDYSTKDSISYPILYVMDGQINFSTIRGMRTLFDLGPLIEDVIIVGIGTSNWIVNRYQDFTPSVNTSEDEKRKGMFKSGGAAKFLESIKTEITPFLDKNYKTNADRGITGHSLGGLFTTYCLVNSDGYFTRFGINSPSLWWDNEKVLNQAVTQFTENKIWDLPQTKVFISVGDQESSSMVPTMMKFSKYLEDSNYENIDLKWKIFDEENHISVFPASLNKTIYTLYGKK; this comes from the coding sequence ATGAATTCTTTAAAACCGTTACATTTTAAATTCACAGCAATATTATTACTCATTTGCTGTAGTTCCTTATTTGGTCAAAAATTAGCCCCAAAAGAAAGAATATTAGCCCCAGACCATACAATTACTTCTACCATAACTGGAAAAGACTATCAATTGTACCTTTCTTTTCCTAAAGATTATTCGACAAAAGACAGCATTTCTTATCCAATTTTATATGTTATGGACGGTCAAATTAACTTTTCTACAATTAGAGGAATGAGAACACTTTTTGACCTTGGACCCTTGATAGAAGATGTCATCATTGTCGGAATTGGTACTTCAAATTGGATAGTTAATAGATATCAAGACTTTACGCCATCTGTAAATACTTCTGAAGATGAAAAGAGGAAAGGAATGTTTAAATCTGGAGGAGCAGCTAAATTTCTTGAATCCATTAAAACCGAGATCACCCCATTCCTGGATAAAAATTACAAAACCAATGCTGACAGAGGGATTACAGGGCACTCCCTTGGAGGATTGTTTACCACTTATTGTTTGGTGAATTCTGATGGTTATTTTACCCGTTTTGGCATCAATAGTCCTTCGCTTTGGTGGGATAATGAAAAAGTATTAAACCAAGCCGTTACTCAATTCACTGAAAATAAAATTTGGGATTTACCACAAACTAAAGTCTTTATTTCAGTTGGAGATCAGGAAAGCAGTAGTATGGTACCAACAATGATGAAATTCAGCAAATATCTTGAGGATAGTAATTATGAGAATATAGACTTGAAGTGGAAAATATTTGATGAAGAAAATCATATATCTGTTTTTCCTGCTTCGCTCAATAAAACGATATATACGTTGTATGGTAAAAAATAA
- a CDS encoding CocE/NonD family hydrolase — protein MNTIKKTILFFSLLLACSFQLFAQNDIQQNYTKEEIQIEMRDGVKLFTSVYAPRDKSISYPILIIRTPFNSEPNKDKNSKFLNYFTHLVKEKYILVRQDVRGKYMSEGEFVEVRPYNPNKKKKETDENSDAYDTIDWLVHNVDNNNGNVGVFGISYMGFYATMTLPNAHPALKAVSPQAPVTDWFLGDDRHHNGAFFLMDSFPKSAAMGIPRNGPTRLSSKVPFDYKNKDNYAFYKELGPIKNMQQKPTVQTNKFWSDLIKHPNYDSFWKARNVLPHLKNVAPAVLVVGGWFDAEDLYGPLKTYEAIETQNKTVENSLIMGPWFHGQWVLDEGKKLGNINFESNTRAYFRDVELKFFNYHLKNKGEMDLPEASIFITGANKWKAFNAWPPLNIEKKELFLGCDEKLSFSKPAATACYDEYAVDPNKPVPYAEGIHLKRTREYMTDDQRFASRRPDVMVYQTAILEEDITVVGALNVNLFVSTTGTDADYVVKMIDVFPNELENDEQNDTDITMAGYQMLVRGDVMRGKFRNSFENPEPFTPGQVTEVSFEMPATAHQFKKGHRIMIQVQNSWFPLVDINPQSFVNIYEADEKDFIKATHRIYHDAEHASKISIRILKE, from the coding sequence ATGAATACCATTAAAAAAACCATATTATTTTTTTCATTATTGCTTGCATGTTCATTTCAACTTTTCGCTCAAAACGACATACAGCAGAACTATACCAAAGAGGAAATTCAAATTGAAATGCGAGATGGTGTAAAATTGTTTACTTCCGTCTATGCACCAAGAGACAAATCAATTTCGTATCCGATATTGATTATAAGAACGCCTTTTAATAGTGAACCAAACAAAGACAAAAATTCGAAATTTTTGAACTATTTCACACATCTAGTAAAAGAAAAATACATTCTAGTTCGTCAGGATGTGAGAGGTAAATATATGAGTGAAGGCGAATTTGTAGAAGTGCGACCATACAATCCAAATAAAAAAAAGAAAGAAACAGATGAGAACAGTGATGCGTATGACACCATTGATTGGTTGGTACATAATGTCGACAACAACAACGGTAATGTTGGTGTCTTTGGGATTTCCTATATGGGGTTTTATGCAACGATGACCCTACCTAATGCGCACCCGGCTCTAAAAGCAGTTTCCCCACAAGCGCCGGTCACCGATTGGTTTTTAGGAGATGATCGTCATCACAACGGTGCTTTTTTCCTGATGGATTCATTTCCAAAGTCTGCTGCTATGGGCATACCTAGAAATGGCCCCACAAGACTTAGCTCAAAAGTCCCATTTGATTATAAAAATAAAGACAATTATGCTTTTTATAAAGAGCTTGGCCCGATTAAAAATATGCAACAAAAACCTACGGTACAAACGAATAAATTCTGGTCTGACTTGATAAAGCACCCAAACTACGATTCGTTTTGGAAAGCACGAAATGTGCTTCCGCATCTTAAAAATGTTGCACCTGCCGTGCTGGTGGTTGGTGGTTGGTTTGATGCCGAAGATCTATACGGCCCACTAAAAACATATGAAGCCATAGAAACACAGAATAAAACGGTTGAAAACAGCCTTATTATGGGGCCTTGGTTTCACGGGCAATGGGTCTTAGATGAAGGTAAAAAACTCGGAAATATTAATTTTGAAAGCAACACTCGAGCATATTTTAGAGATGTTGAATTAAAGTTTTTTAATTACCATTTAAAAAATAAAGGGGAGATGGACCTTCCTGAGGCTTCCATATTTATTACAGGAGCAAATAAATGGAAAGCCTTTAATGCTTGGCCCCCCTTAAATATTGAGAAGAAAGAGTTATTTCTGGGCTGTGATGAAAAACTTTCTTTTAGCAAGCCAGCAGCCACTGCTTGTTATGATGAGTATGCAGTGGATCCCAATAAGCCTGTACCTTATGCCGAAGGCATCCACCTGAAAAGAACAAGAGAATATATGACCGACGACCAACGATTTGCAAGTCGAAGACCTGATGTTATGGTCTACCAAACAGCTATTTTAGAAGAAGACATCACTGTAGTGGGTGCTTTAAACGTCAATTTATTTGTGAGTACTACAGGGACAGATGCAGATTATGTTGTAAAAATGATTGACGTCTTTCCAAACGAATTAGAAAATGACGAACAAAATGACACGGACATTACCATGGCTGGCTATCAAATGTTAGTGAGAGGAGATGTAATGAGAGGTAAGTTTAGAAATAGTTTTGAAAATCCAGAGCCTTTTACACCGGGTCAAGTCACTGAAGTATCGTTTGAAATGCCGGCTACTGCGCACCAATTTAAAAAAGGACACCGAATAATGATTCAAGTTCAAAATTCCTGGTTCCCTTTGGTTGATATAAACCCACAATCGTTTGTAAATATTTATGAAGCGGATGAGAAAGATTTTATCAAAGCGACACATCGTATTTATCATGACGCAGAACATGCCTCTAAAATATCGATTCGTATTTTAAAAGAGTAA
- a CDS encoding DUF1330 domain-containing protein: MIKLIKISSLLTFAILLNSCISENKEADAAPKNLKEDIAKISTKQKYIGSTEESWNQFYDTFKGQEKIVMLNLLKYKPIADYTGIAVSNIQKDKTGKETYQYYLKQVEKIFENTKVGNIIYYGESQDFLIGPQDEKWDAIILVEYASLDVFVDFVKSEAYQKITGHRKASLEDSRLLPASNFNIQEVEK; encoded by the coding sequence ATGATTAAATTAATTAAAATTAGTTCACTTTTAACTTTTGCCATTCTATTGAATAGCTGCATATCTGAAAATAAAGAGGCAGATGCTGCGCCTAAAAATCTAAAAGAAGACATAGCAAAAATAAGTACAAAACAAAAATATATTGGATCTACGGAAGAATCTTGGAATCAATTCTATGACACTTTCAAAGGCCAGGAGAAAATTGTAATGCTTAATTTACTGAAGTATAAACCTATTGCTGACTATACGGGCATAGCAGTTTCGAATATTCAAAAAGACAAAACAGGTAAAGAAACCTATCAATACTATCTAAAACAAGTTGAAAAAATTTTTGAAAACACGAAAGTTGGAAACATAATATATTATGGTGAAAGCCAAGATTTCTTAATTGGGCCACAGGATGAAAAATGGGATGCCATAATACTCGTCGAATATGCTTCTCTAGATGTCTTTGTAGATTTTGTTAAAAGTGAAGCTTATCAAAAAATTACTGGGCATAGAAAAGCCTCTTTAGAAGACTCAAGATTGTTACCTGCTTCAAATTTTAACATTCAAGAGGTAGAAAAATAA
- a CDS encoding serine hydrolase domain-containing protein: MKKNLLIIILFSFSISTFAQEESKDYSDAIKIIEAWLDAQKDYEKLPGITASIVSDQELIWSGAFGMANIEGGIKADPKTLCSICSISKLFTSVAIMKLYDEGKLRLDDNIQDVLPWYNLEQQYKGSGPITIRTLLSHSSGLPSENTFSHWNGPIYNFPTKEEIKAELASQQTLYPASTYFQYSNLALTLLGYVVEEVSGENFEDYIKINILSKLELDNTRPTMPESLHGTELAIGYSPLSREGKRKEVGFFQANGVQAAAGFSSNVEDLGKFASWQFRLRDTTIAEILNPATLKNMHNVHWTNSDWKVTWGLGFHVWKGEGGNKWVGHSGHCPGYMTSLALNLKEKMAYTVMINGGGGKSWKIYKGDACHYQ, encoded by the coding sequence ATGAAAAAGAACTTATTGATTATCATCTTATTCTCCTTTTCGATTTCAACTTTCGCTCAAGAAGAATCCAAAGACTATAGCGATGCCATTAAAATTATTGAAGCATGGTTAGACGCCCAAAAAGATTACGAAAAACTTCCTGGAATAACTGCAAGTATTGTTTCTGACCAAGAATTGATTTGGTCTGGTGCCTTCGGCATGGCTAACATAGAGGGAGGGATTAAAGCTGACCCTAAAACGCTTTGTAGTATCTGTTCTATTTCAAAGTTGTTTACTTCGGTTGCAATTATGAAATTATACGATGAAGGGAAACTGCGATTAGATGACAATATTCAAGATGTATTGCCTTGGTACAATCTAGAACAACAATACAAAGGAAGTGGTCCGATTACGATTAGGACTTTGTTGAGCCACTCATCTGGTTTACCTAGTGAAAACACCTTTTCACATTGGAATGGCCCGATCTATAATTTCCCAACTAAAGAAGAAATTAAAGCCGAATTAGCATCACAACAAACCTTGTATCCTGCATCCACTTATTTTCAATATAGTAACCTTGCACTTACATTATTAGGGTATGTTGTAGAAGAAGTCTCAGGTGAGAATTTTGAGGATTACATCAAAATTAATATTCTATCAAAGCTTGAGCTAGACAATACACGACCGACTATGCCAGAATCTTTACACGGAACTGAATTGGCAATTGGTTACAGCCCACTATCAAGAGAAGGAAAGCGAAAAGAAGTGGGGTTTTTCCAAGCAAATGGAGTCCAAGCCGCGGCAGGTTTTTCTTCTAACGTAGAGGATTTAGGAAAGTTTGCTTCTTGGCAATTTAGATTAAGGGATACAACTATTGCGGAGATATTAAACCCAGCAACATTAAAAAATATGCATAATGTACATTGGACGAACTCAGACTGGAAAGTCACTTGGGGATTAGGGTTTCATGTTTGGAAAGGGGAAGGTGGAAATAAATGGGTTGGTCATAGTGGACACTGTCCTGGTTACATGACATCACTTGCGCTAAATTTAAAAGAGAAAATGGCGTACACTGTAATGATTAATGGCGGGGGGGGTAAGTCCTGGAAAATATATAAAGGGGATGCATGCCATTATCAATAA